The segment GTATTTGGGCTTTCTCGGTGCAGATGTCATCAAAATCGAGCCGCCAGAAGGCGACCCCGTGCGCAATGTCGCAACGTTTAAGAAAGGCATGGGCACGACCTTCCTAGGCAATAACCTGAACAAGCGTGGCATCATGCTCAACCTGAAAAAGCCGCAGGATAAAGAGGTCGCCCGCCGGCTGATTCAGTGGACCGATATTGTACTGGAGAATTTCCGCTCCAAAGACATTATGGAAAAACTGGGGCTGGGCTACAGCGCTATGACGGCGTTGAACCCGCGCGTCATTTACGTCAGCTCCGGCGCCTACGGCAACGCGGGACCCATGCAAGGCATGACCAGCAACGAGTGGTACGGCCAGGCCAGCAGCGGTGCGACCTCGGTCACCGGCACGGAAAATGGACCGTTCGAGTTCGTGCGCGGCATTGCCCAGTTCGATTGGAACGGCGCGATGATCAACCTCGAAGCCATGCTCACCGCGCTGTATGTCCGCGAAAAAACCGGGCACGGGCTGATGATTGAAACCTCGCAATTTCAGTCGTCTCTAGTCGCAGGAACAACCCGCTTCGCGGAATACTTCGCCACCGGACAAGCGCCCGCATCGATGGGCAGTGCGCGCCCGAACCTGGTCCCTGACCAAGCCTTTGCCACCGCCGACGGCTATGTGAGTGTAAGTGTTCCGCACCAAGGATTCTGGCCCAAGCTCTGCGCGGCGATCGGGTGCCCCGAGATACAGACCGATCCGCAGTTCCTCACCAACACCGACCGTGTTGCCAATCGCGAGGCGCTCGTTCCCCTGCTGACCGACAGATTCCGCGACTTCCCAACGGTCTACTGGCTGCGCCAGCTCCGTAAGCACGATGTCCCGTGTGGGCAGTATTTTAGCGACGACCTAGTGAGCTACACCCTGCTCCACCATCCCCAGGTGCAAGCCAACGGCATGCTGACCGAGCTCGACACGCAATGGGGAAAAATGTTCTCGGCTACACCGCACTGGAGCTTCGGCAAAACGCCAGCCGTCATTACCCGGCCCTCGCCGGCGCTCGACGAACACCATGAAGAAATCGTTGCGCAAGTCACCCGCCAGATCAGTGAAAAAACCAATGGTCGCAGCAGCGCGTCACCAGCGCACGGCGCTGGAGCACTCGCCGGAATCAAGGTACTTGATCTTGCACAAGGCGTCTCCGGCGCGCTGTGCAGTATGCAGCTCGGCGACCTGGGCGCGGAGGTCATCAAAATCGAGCCCCCGGATGGCGATTGGCTGCGGCACATCGGTCCGTTCATCAAAACGGAAAGCTCGCTCTTTCTCCAATTGAATCGCAATAAACGCGGCCTGGCACTCGACCTTAAAACCTCGGCGGGCAAAGCGATTCTCCGCAAGCTGCTGGCTGAAGTTGACGTACTCGTGGAGGGATATCGACCTGGAGTGATGGAGCGCCTGGGCTTCGGCTACGACGAGGTCGTCGCGCTGAATCCACGGCTCATTTACTGCTCCATTTCTGCTTTCGGCAGAAAAGGTCCTTTGGCCCAACAGCCCGGCAGCGAACTGGCCCTGCAAGCATTCGTCGGCGTACACCGTCAACTCGGTACGCCGGGAGAGCCGCCGCTCCGGACCGGGTTCGACCTTGCCGCCATGGAAACCGGCTTCGCAGCGTTTCAAGGCGTTATGGCGGCATTGCTCTGGCGCGAGCGCAGTGGCGAAGGTCAACGAGTAGACATCTCGATGCTCGGCACCATGATCGCTGTCAGTCAGTGGCAACTCGCGGCGGAGAACGACCCCGACGAATGGGCCGGTCGGCAACTGTTGGGTTATAGCGAACCGCCGGATTCCGGGTTCCAGTTGCGCGACGGCGCGGTCTTATTTTCCCTGCGGGGCGACGGAGAAGCGTGGGATAAATTCTTCATCGCACTGAATCGCATGGACCTCGCCGCCGACGCCCGTTTCGCGGTCGGGAATCTGTTGGTCATCAATCGTGACCTCGAAGAGGCGATTCGTGAGGACGTCAAAAAATGGAGCGTGGAAGAGTTCCGCCATCTTGTCCAAGACGAACTCGGCGGCACGATTACCGTGCTTCAGACCCTCCAGAGCGTCATGCACAACGAGCAAACTGCCGCCATCGGCGCGATACAGACGATGGACCACCCGGTGTGTGGCCAGCTCCTGACCTTGAGTCCGCCGTGGAAGTTTTCCGAGCCGCTAACGGTCTTATGTCGCGCGGCCCCGGTGCTGGGTCAACACACCGAGGAGATTTTGCGCGAGCATGGCTACGCAATGGACGACATCGCCGCGTTGCGGGAGCAGCGGGCAATCTTATAAGAAACGCCTCCTTCCTCAACTCAGAAAGAGGCTGAGGCGAAAATAAAAAAAGGGCAGCCCTTACGAGCTGCCCTTCTCCTAGGTGCGATCCGAACCGACGACTTACGCCGCTTTCAGAGCGCCGACGACTGAATCGCGTTTGCCGGAGGCCGGCAGCGGACGCGAACCCGGCTTTACTTCAAAAGGCCCGGGGAGACCCAGTTCTTTGGCTATCTCGCGCATGGCAGGAAGCACTTCCGTACCCAGTAAGCGCAAACAGGTCTTGCGATCTTCGAAGCTCATGGGTCCGTGGTGGTACCAAGTGCCGAAGATACCGGGTCGCAAGGTTTCTAACATCACGCGGATGCGCTTAATGACGGTCTCCGGTGTCCCGGCAATGACGAGGCCGGAGGTCAGTACATCTTGGTAGTTCTTGTCGATGCTGCGCTTGATCTCTTCGACATCGACTTTGCCCTGAGAGAAGCGGATGATTTCCGTCCCGGTGCGCGGATCGGTCATCGCCTTGGCCAACCGCTTGGTGGCTTCTTTCGAGTTGTAGCCCGGGGGGAACATCCATTCGGCGCGGGCGAAGGAGCCGAAGCCGCCGCCGTAGACGAAGCCTTTGGCCAGTTCCCGTGCTTTCTCTTCCGTCTCGGCCACACACACGTTCTGCAAGTAGCCGAAGTTTTCCGGTCCAGCCTGGTAACCTTCTTGCGCCGCCACGTCGGCATAGAGGTTTACCATCTCCACCGTGGGTTCCAAGTTGGTGCCCAGGGCGACATAGGGATAGCGATGCCGCGCGCTCCAGATCACGGTTTCTGGGCTGATGATGCCGGGAATCCACATTTGCGGCACCGGCTTCTGCAGCGGCAGCGCCCAGGGATTCACATAGCGGTAGTTGTAGTGTTTGCCTTCATGACGCCACGGCCCCGGCTTAGTCCAGGCATCGATAATGAAGTCATGCGCCTCGTTGAAGCGTTCGCGGTTGAAGGCTGGGTTGGTATTATTGGCAATGCTCTCGCTGCCAGCGCCGCGCACCCAGCCGGGCACGAGGCGACCGCCGGAGATCATGTCGATCGTGGCCAGCTCTTCCGCCAGCCGCAAGGGGTCGGCCACCGGCAGGGGGTTGCCGAGCAGCACGATCTTCACGCGCTTGGTGATACGGGCCAAGATCGCCGCTTCCACGTCCATCACCGACCCGCCACAGAAGGGGGTCTGATGGTGTTCGTTGAGCATGACGCCATCGAAGCCCAACTCCTCGGCATAGACGCGCTCGTCCAGATACTCGTTCATCAGTCGGCTACCGATTTTGGCATCGAAATTGGTATTGGGGATGCCGAAGTAGCTGCTGCCGTTTTCGATAATCAGATCCTCCGGCACGTCGATATACGCACGTTCGGAGAACGACATAATATGCATAGAGAGCCCTCCCTTCGAGTTGTTACGCTAAAAATCGTTGCAGATGTTGCGAAAATTCCGCCTGTTTCTCGACCTCCGGCCGATGACCACAGTTATCGAAGGCCACCAGTTCGGCCCCAGATATCGACTTCTTATACACCTCGGCTGCACTAAAAGGAACAATCTGGTCCTGTTTTCCCCACACCAGGAGCGTCGGCAGGCCGACTACGTTTTCTAGCAACGAGGCGAAGTTCGGATAGAACATGTACGGCACCCAGGCGAGGCGAGCGGATTCCGCACGGGCGTCTTCCCAGGCTTCGAATTGCTCGGGCGTGGGCTCGCCGCCGTACAGCTTCGCGAACTCAGGAGCGCTTTGGATATCCTGTACGCTGGCGTCGAGGTAGGCTTTCGCCGTCAGGATGAACAGATCCATGATGTCGCCTTGCGGCGGTT is part of the Deltaproteobacteria bacterium genome and harbors:
- a CDS encoding LLM class flavin-dependent oxidoreductase, which translates into the protein MHIMSFSERAYIDVPEDLIIENGSSYFGIPNTNFDAKIGSRLMNEYLDERVYAEELGFDGVMLNEHHQTPFCGGSVMDVEAAILARITKRVKIVLLGNPLPVADPLRLAEELATIDMISGGRLVPGWVRGAGSESIANNTNPAFNRERFNEAHDFIIDAWTKPGPWRHEGKHYNYRYVNPWALPLQKPVPQMWIPGIISPETVIWSARHRYPYVALGTNLEPTVEMVNLYADVAAQEGYQAGPENFGYLQNVCVAETEEKARELAKGFVYGGGFGSFARAEWMFPPGYNSKEATKRLAKAMTDPRTGTEIIRFSQGKVDVEEIKRSIDKNYQDVLTSGLVIAGTPETVIKRIRVMLETLRPGIFGTWYHHGPMSFEDRKTCLRLLGTEVLPAMREIAKELGLPGPFEVKPGSRPLPASGKRDSVVGALKAA
- a CDS encoding CoA transferase translates to MAGPLTGIRVLDFGRAAVGPVSAQYLGFLGADVIKIEPPEGDPVRNVATFKKGMGTTFLGNNLNKRGIMLNLKKPQDKEVARRLIQWTDIVLENFRSKDIMEKLGLGYSAMTALNPRVIYVSSGAYGNAGPMQGMTSNEWYGQASSGATSVTGTENGPFEFVRGIAQFDWNGAMINLEAMLTALYVREKTGHGLMIETSQFQSSLVAGTTRFAEYFATGQAPASMGSARPNLVPDQAFATADGYVSVSVPHQGFWPKLCAAIGCPEIQTDPQFLTNTDRVANREALVPLLTDRFRDFPTVYWLRQLRKHDVPCGQYFSDDLVSYTLLHHPQVQANGMLTELDTQWGKMFSATPHWSFGKTPAVITRPSPALDEHHEEIVAQVTRQISEKTNGRSSASPAHGAGALAGIKVLDLAQGVSGALCSMQLGDLGAEVIKIEPPDGDWLRHIGPFIKTESSLFLQLNRNKRGLALDLKTSAGKAILRKLLAEVDVLVEGYRPGVMERLGFGYDEVVALNPRLIYCSISAFGRKGPLAQQPGSELALQAFVGVHRQLGTPGEPPLRTGFDLAAMETGFAAFQGVMAALLWRERSGEGQRVDISMLGTMIAVSQWQLAAENDPDEWAGRQLLGYSEPPDSGFQLRDGAVLFSLRGDGEAWDKFFIALNRMDLAADARFAVGNLLVINRDLEEAIREDVKKWSVEEFRHLVQDELGGTITVLQTLQSVMHNEQTAAIGAIQTMDHPVCGQLLTLSPPWKFSEPLTVLCRAAPVLGQHTEEILREHGYAMDDIAALREQRAIL
- a CDS encoding alpha/beta hydrolase, coding for MANQEWREETVRVAGTDLVYITGGTGAPVLVLHEELGHPGWLRWHSELARTRTVIIPHHPGFGKTPRVESVRNVRDLGNFYTKALRERSLRPVEVIGFSLGGWIAADMAASDPSQFQKMVLVAPTGVKPPQGDIMDLFILTAKAYLDASVQDIQSAPEFAKLYGGEPTPEQFEAWEDARAESARLAWVPYMFYPNFASLLENVVGLPTLLVWGKQDQIVPFSAAEVYKKSISGAELVAFDNCGHRPEVEKQAEFSQHLQRFLA